Within the Pseudonocardia alni genome, the region CCCGAGTACATGGTGCCGGGCTACCTCGAGGTGCTCGACGCGCTGCCGATGATGCCCAGCGGCAAGGTCGACCGGCCGAGGCTGCCGGCCCCGTCCGGGCCGCGGATCGTGGTGACCCACGGCCCGCACGTCGAGCCGTCGACGGAGCTGGAGACCGGGGTCCGGGCGGTGCTCGCCGAGGTGCTGGCGCTCGACGCCGGCCAGGTCTCGGTCACCGCCGACTTCTTCGACGAGCTCGGCGGGCACTCGCTGCTCGCCGCGCGGCTGGTGACCCTGCTGCGCGAGCGCGGCGTCGGCCGCTCCCCCGCGGTGCGCGACCTGTACGAGCACCCGACGGTCCGCGGCCTGGCCGCGGCACTGGACCCCGACGCGGCGGGCGACGGCGGCGACGGCTCCGTGCCCCCGCCACCGCGCCCCGAGCCGCTGCGCCACTCGCGGCGCCGCTACTCCGCCGCCGGGACCACGCAGGGCGCCGCGCTGTTCGTGCTGATGCTGGTCATGACCCTGCCCGCGGCCGGGGTGTACGCCTGGCACGGCGGCCGGGTCGCCCCGGACGTGCTGGCCCAGCTCGCCCTCGGCGCCACCGCGATCTTCCTGCTGCAGCGTTGGCTGCTCGCCCCGCTCGCGGTGCGCGCGCTCACCGCCCGGGTCGCACCCGGCCGCTACCCCATGTGGGGACGGGTGCACCTGCGCCTGTGGGCCGCGGACCTGCTGCTGTCGATGTCACCGCTGCCGGTGCTGTCCGGCGGTCCGCTCGCCCCGGCCTACCTGCGGATGCTCGGCGCCACCGTGGGCCGCGACGTGCACCTGGGCACCTCGGTGCTGTCGATGCCCGCGCTGCTGCGGATCGGCGACGGCGCCACCGTCGGCTACGGCGCCGCGCTGCGGCCCTGGACGCTGGCCGACGGCTGGGTGACCGTCGCCCCGATCGCGGTCGGCGAGGGCGCCCACGTCGGCGCCAGCGCGGTCGTCGAACCGGGTGCGGTGGTCGGCGCGGACGCCGTCGTCGGGGAGCAGTCCGCGCTCGCCGCGGACCAGGTGGTGCCGCCCGCCGAGCACTGGGCCGGGTCCCCCGCGGTGCCCGACGCCGCCGACGCCGCGGTCGCCGAGCTGACCGAACGCGGCCCGGCACCGTCCTGGACGCGGCCGCAGCGGGCGGCCGCGCTGGCCGGGATCGTCGCGCTGGAGCTGGTGTCGCTGCTGGCGCTCGTCCCGGCGGTGCTGCTGGTGTGGTCGTCGCTGCTGCTGTTCGGCGACGGCCCCGCCCTGCTCGTCGCGGCCCTGGTCGGGCCGGTGTTCGTGGTGACGGTGTGCGTACTGGTGGCCGTCGGCCGGTGGGCCGTCGCGCCCCGCACCGGGCCCGGGGTCTTCCCGGCGCGCTCCGCGCTGGGGCTGCGCAAGTGGTTCGGCGACACGCTGCTCGAGATGAGCCTGAGCTACACCAACTCGCTGTACTCGACGCTCTACACGGTCGGCTGGTTGCGGCTGCTCGGCGCCCGGATCGGGCGCGGCGCGGAGGTGTCCACCGCCTCGCACATCGACCCGGAGATGCTGACGATCTCCCAGGGCAGCTTCGTCGCGGACATGGCGAGCGTGGGCAGCGCGACCTTCCACAACGGCTGGATGGTCCGCCGTCCGACGCTGGTGGGGCGGCGCGCGTTCGTCGGGAACGCCGCCGTCGTCCCGGCCGGGTCGACGCTCGGCGACGAGTCGCTGATCGGCGTCGCGACGGTGCCCCCGGCGTCGGGCGTGCCGCACGACACCACCTGGCTGGGGTCCCCGGCGATGCACCTGCCGGTGCGCCAGGACTCCGGGGACCACCCGGAGTCGCTGACGTTCGCGCCCTCACGGCGCCGCGTCGCGGAGCGGCTCGGCATCGAGTTCCTCCGGGCCACGCTGCCCGCCTCGGCGATCTCGGTGTCGATCTACCTGTTCCTGCAGGGGCTGTCCGGCGTGGCCCGCACCGGCGCCGCGTGGCAGGTCGTGCTCGCGGCACCGCTGCTGGCGCTCGCCTCGGCGCTCGCGCTGGTCCTGCTGGTCGCCGCGGTGAAGTGGCTGGTCGTGGGTACCTACCGGCCGCGGACCGAGCCGCTGTGGAGCCGGTTCGTGCGCCGCTCGGAGTTCGTCACCGGACTCTACGAGGCCTCCGCGGTGCCCGGGCTGCTGAGCATGCTGTCCGGGACCCCGTTGCTGCCGCCGATGCTGCGGCTGCTCGGCGCCCGGATCGGGCGGCGGACCTGCGTGTCGACGACCTACCTCACCGAGTACGACCTGGTGGAGATCGGGGACGACGCCGTCGTCGGGCGGGACGTGTCGCTGCAGACCCACCTGTTCGAGGACCGGGTCATGAAGATGTCGACGGTGTCGGTCGCGGACGGCGCGTCGGTCGGGGACCGGGCGATCGTGCTCTACGACGCCGTGGTCGGCGCCGGGGCGCGGCTCGACCCGCTGTCGCTGGTGATGAAGGGCGAGCACCTGCCGCCCGGCTCCCGGTACCGGGGCATCACCGCCCGCGCGGTGCCCGACGCCGCACCGGCCGACGCGGCACCGGCCGTGCCGCCTGCCGTGCCGCCCGCCGTGCAGCCCGCCGCGGCGCCGGAGACCGTGGCCGGGACCGTGCGGGTCGCGGCCGTCGACCCGGAGCGCACGATGGTCCTCACCCGGGTGCAGGGGACCGACGATCCGGGCCGCACGCTGCGGATGCGCTCGGTCCTGGCCGGGCGCCAGGCCCCGCGCCGCGGCAGCACCGGCCGGCACCGCGCGGGTGCCGCCGGCTCGGCCGGTGCCCCCGGGACCGGGCCCGCCGGCGCCGGACACGACCGCCGTGCCCCCGCCCGGCCGGGCAGCACGCCCCGTGCGCGGCACCGCCACGCCGCCGCGGGCCACGACGATGGCGCCGGCGCGGTCGTCGGTGCGGGCGACGGGGGAGCGACCACCGGAGCAGGTACCGCCGCACGCGTCCCGGTCCCCGCGGCGCGGTCCGCGGAACGCACCGCACGGACCCTCCCCGCCGTGCCGCCCCGGCCGGGACCGGGGACGGCCCCGCCCCCGGTGCCGCAGCCGCGCGACCACCGTCCCGCCCGCTCCGGTCCGGGCCCGCGGTGAGCCTGTTCGGGCGGCTGCTCGGCCGCCGCGGCCCGGCCCCCTCCGCCGGCGACCGCCCGGTGGCGCTGGTCTACCGCGGACCGGCGTCGCGGCCGACGGGGTGCGCGGAGTCGGTGGCGGCGCTGCTGGCGTCCTCGCGGCACGGGTTCGACGTGCACTACACCGGCCCGCGCGAACGGCTCCCGCTCACCGCGGACACCCTCGCCCGCGCGACGCTCTACGCCCAGCCCGGCGGCGGCACCCTGTCCGCGGCGTGGCGCACGATGCGGCCCGCGGCCGGCCCGCTGCGCGACTGGGTCGGTGACGGCGGCCGCTACCTCGGGTTCTGCCTGGGCGGCTACCTGGCCGGGGCCACCCCCGGGTTCGGCCTGCTGCCCGGCGACACCGACCGCTGGATCGACTCCCCCGGCGCCACCGTCGGCCACGACGGCGACGCCCTGGTCCGGCTCGACTGGCGCGGCCGCGACCGCACCCTGTTCTTCCAGGACGGCCCGCACTTCCTGCTCGACTCCGGCACCGTCCTCGCCCGCTACCCCGACGGGCTCGTCGCCGCCGCCGTGACCCCGTTCGGGCACGGCCGGGTCGGCGTCGTCGGCCCGCATCCCGAGGCCGGACCCGACTGGTTCGCCGACGCCGGGCTGCCCCCGGCCGACGCCCGCGACCTCGGGCACCAGCTGATCGACGAGGTTCTGACATGACCCGACCGCAACCGCCCGGCACCCACCGCCGCGGCGCCGACCGCCCCGCGCCGCCCCGTCCACCGGCGCCCGCCCTCGTCCCCGTACCGGGCGCGCCCCGGCGGACCGGCACCGGCACCCACCGCGCCCCGGAGGGACGGCCGGACGCCGCCGCCGCCCGGACCGCGAGCCGGCCGCGCCGGCCGTCCGGTCCGCCCGGCACCGCGCCCGCGACGACCGTCGCCGTCCCGGCCCCCCGCACCGCGGGTCCCCCGGGTGCCCCGTCGGCACCCGCGCGGCCCCCGCACGCCGCGTCCGCACCACCGGACACCACGGAGACCACCACCGTGCTCCCGGCCACCACCCGGGCCACGCCCGCCCCGGACCCGGTTCCCCCGGCCGCGCCGGAACCCGCGCCGCCCCGCGAGCGCGCCTCGCGCCTGCTCGGCGTCGACGCCACCCGCGGGGTCGCGCTGCTCGGCATCATCGCCGTGCACGCCCTCGTCGAGGCCACCGACGACGGCACCCCCACGCCCAGCTACCTCGTGTTCGGCGGCCGCTCCGCGGCGCTGTTCGCCGTCCTCGCCGGGGTCTCGTTCGCGTTCATGACCGGACGCGCCCGGGTCCGCACCGGCCCCGACCTGCGCGCCGCGGCGGCGATGCTCGCCACCCGCGCCGGTGTCCTCATGGTGCTGGCACTGGCCCTGAGCTGGACCGACCCGTCGATCGCGGCGCTCATCCTCCCCTACTACGCGATCGCATTCCTGCTCGCGATACCGCTGGTCGCGCTGCCGACCCGGGTCCTCGCGCCGCTCGCGGTGCTGCTGGGTCTCGGGATACCGGTCGGATCGCACCTGGTACGCCCGTTCCTGCCGGTGCCCGACCTCGGCAACCCCTCGGTGCTCGACCTCGTCACCGACCCCGGCGCGCTGCTGTCGGAGCTGACCCTGACCGGCGCCTACCCGGCGGTGGTCTGGCTCGCCTACATGGCGGCCGGGATCGTGGTCGGACGGCTGCGGCTCTCGGACCGGCGCACGGCGGCGGCGCTGCTGGCCGGCGGCGTCGTCGCGGCGGCGGCGGCCACCGGGCTGTCGATGTGGCTGCTCGGCCCGGGCGGCGGGTACGCCGCGATCGCCGCGGTGAGCCCGCCGGAGATCCTCGACAGCGCGCCGACGATCGCCGATGCCGTCACCGGCTACCCCGACGGCGTCACCCCCACCTCGACGTGGTGGTGGCTGGCGACCGTCGCGCCGCACTCGGGCACGCCGCTCGACGTCGTCCAGACCACCGGGTCCGCACTCGCCGTGCTCGGCGCGGTCCTGCTCCTGGCCTCGGTCACCGTCCGCGGCGCCGGTCCGCTGCTGGGTCACCTGCTGCGCCCGCTCGCCGCAGCCGGGTCGATGACGCTGACCCTCTACCTCGGCTCGATCCTGTTCATGAACTCCCCGCTCGACGACCTGGGCCCCTGGGAGGGCTACCTCTGGCAGATCGCCGTCGCGGTCGGGATCGGGCTCGCCTGGCGGCGCGCGGTCGGGCGCGGTCCCCTCGAGACCGTCGTGTCGGCGCCCGCGCACGCCGTCCGGGACCGGCTCCGCGGCCGGGCCCGCGATCGGGTGGCGTAGCCGGGCGGTGCCGCACGCCGGTCGCCGCCCGTGCGCACCGCGGCTAGCCTCGCCCTCATGATCGACCTGACCCGGCGGCGCCGGGCCCTCGTCGGCGTCGCCGTCGTCCTGGCCGTGCTGGGGGGCTGCGCGGCCGGCGTGCCGCAGGTCGAGCGGGCGGCCCCGTGGCCGCAGCGCCCGGTCGTCGACGCGTCGCTGGACCTCGCCCCGGACCTGTCCTCGGCCACCGGCCGCCAGACCGTCCGCTTCACCCCCGACGCCCGGATCTGCGAGCTGGTCTTCCGGCTCTGGACCAACCGGCCGACCGTCGTCTCCGACGGCGGCTCGTCCCGGGTCACCGACGCGAGCGTCGACGGCACCCCGGTCACCCCGCGCACCGAGCAGGCGGGCGCCCCGGACGGCGCGCCCGGCACGCTCGTCGAGCTGCCGCTGCCGTCCTGCGCCGACGCGGGCACCACCGTCACCGCGCAGCTCGGGTTCACCCTCACCCTCGGCGAGGACTCCACCGAACGCATCGGGCACTCCCCGTCGGCGGGCACCGCCTGGCTCGGCAGTCCGCTGCCGGTGCTGGACTGGGTCCGCGGCCGCGGCTGGGTCCGCACCCCCGCGGTGCGGATGTCCGGCGAGACCGTCGTCGCCGAGGACTACCGGCTCGCCTCGCTCGCCGTCACCGCGGCGGCGGACCAGCAGGTCGTCGGGGTCGGGACGGCCACCGGCACCCGCGACGCCGGCGGCGGGCGGCTCACCCGCACCTTCGCCGCCGACGCGGTCCGCGACGTCGCGGTCGCCGTCGGCGCCTACGAGGTCACCGAGTCCACGGTCGGCGCCACGAGGGTGCACGTCGCGCTGCCCACCGCGGGCCGCGCCGGCGCCCGGCGCGGCGGTGAGCTCCGCGGCTCCGCGCAGGACTGGCAGGGCGAGGTCGCCCGCTTCCTGCCCGCCCTGGAACGGCTCCTGGGGCCCTACCCGTACCCGGACCTGTGGCTGACGGTCGTGCCCACCCAGAGCGACGGCGTCGAGTTCCCGACCCACCTGCAGTTCGGCGACGTCGACGACGCCACCCGCCCGTCGCTGGCCGCGCACGAGATCGCCCACTCCTGGTTCTACGCGCTGGTCGGCAACGACCAGGCCCGCGACCCGTGGTTGGACGAGGCGTTCGCGACCTGGGCCCAGGCCCTGGTGGCCGACCAGCGCGACCTGTACCGGATCGGCAGCTTCGGGCCCGGCGACGTCGCGGGCCCGATCGGCGCACCCATGTCGTTCTGGGACTCCCGCGGCGGGTTCACCGACCTCGTCGACGGCGTCTACGACCAGGGTGCCGCCGCGCTGTTCGCGGGTCGCGACGCCGTCGGCGCGCAGCGGTTCGACGCCGCGGCCCGCGCCTACGTCGAGGCGAACGCACACCGCGTCGCCGCCCCGGCCGACGTCGAACGGGCCTTCGCCGACCTGCCGGAGGTGCTCGACGTGCTGCGCGAGCACGGCGCCTTCGACCCGCGCACCGGCGGCTGAGCACCTCCGCGGCGACCCGCGTGTCCAGGGCCACCGGGCCCGGCCCCCCACTGATCTTCTACTTACGGTAGAACTACTACTGGACGTAGAACTTCGCTCGGGAGGTCCGGATGGACGCGCTCGACCTGGCCCGCTGGCAGTTCGGGATCACCACGATCTACCACTTCCTGTTCGTGCCGCTGACCATCGGCCTGTCGGTGATCGTCGCGTCGCTGCAGACCGCCTGGTTCCGCACGGGCCGGGAGGAGTACCTGCGCGCCACCACGTTCTTCGGGAAGCTGTTCCTGATCAACTTCGCGATGGGCGTGGTCACCGGGATCGTGCAGGAGTTCCAGTTCGGGATGAACTGGAGCGCCTACTCCACCTTCGTCGGCGACGTGTTCGGCGCACCGCTGGCGATGGAGGCGCTCATCGCCTTCTTCCTGGAGTCCACCTTCATCGGGCTGTGGATCTTCGGATGGGACCGGCTGCGGAAAGGCGTGCACCTGGCCTGCATCTGGGCCGCGGCGATCGGGTCCAACCT harbors:
- a CDS encoding M1 family aminopeptidase encodes the protein MIDLTRRRRALVGVAVVLAVLGGCAAGVPQVERAAPWPQRPVVDASLDLAPDLSSATGRQTVRFTPDARICELVFRLWTNRPTVVSDGGSSRVTDASVDGTPVTPRTEQAGAPDGAPGTLVELPLPSCADAGTTVTAQLGFTLTLGEDSTERIGHSPSAGTAWLGSPLPVLDWVRGRGWVRTPAVRMSGETVVAEDYRLASLAVTAAADQQVVGVGTATGTRDAGGGRLTRTFAADAVRDVAVAVGAYEVTESTVGATRVHVALPTAGRAGARRGGELRGSAQDWQGEVARFLPALERLLGPYPYPDLWLTVVPTQSDGVEFPTHLQFGDVDDATRPSLAAHEIAHSWFYALVGNDQARDPWLDEAFATWAQALVADQRDLYRIGSFGPGDVAGPIGAPMSFWDSRGGFTDLVDGVYDQGAAALFAGRDAVGAQRFDAAARAYVEANAHRVAAPADVERAFADLPEVLDVLREHGAFDPRTGG
- a CDS encoding BPL-N domain-containing protein, with the translated sequence MSLFGRLLGRRGPAPSAGDRPVALVYRGPASRPTGCAESVAALLASSRHGFDVHYTGPRERLPLTADTLARATLYAQPGGGTLSAAWRTMRPAAGPLRDWVGDGGRYLGFCLGGYLAGATPGFGLLPGDTDRWIDSPGATVGHDGDALVRLDWRGRDRTLFFQDGPHFLLDSGTVLARYPDGLVAAAVTPFGHGRVGVVGPHPEAGPDWFADAGLPPADARDLGHQLIDEVLT
- a CDS encoding Pls/PosA family non-ribosomal peptide synthetase; this encodes MSPPRAGVAVARPAPAGAPARHPDRLHRFFEATVARTPRAVALQDGGLELTYTELDARANQLARHLAGLGAGPGRRVGILLHRTWRTYAVLLAIGKTGAAFVPIDPAAPADRVGYIRDDAGLDLLVTTSDLAGELPTPGLVLLDTCVDAVAALPRHPLAPVAPDPDPAPLAYIIYTSGSSGRPKGVAIAHPSICNFVHVITRVYDVRPHDRVHQGMTISFDFSIEEIWPTFAAGATLVVGPTDSRRIGAELGDFLADTGVTVLCCVPTLLATIPRELPALRTLLVGGEACPAGLVERWARPGRRMLNTYGPTETTVTCTWGELHPGKPVTIGRPVPTYSAVILDDTLREVPRGQVGELCIGGPGVGIGYVNLPEKTADRFVHHPAAPADGDGRLYRTGDLARFDEHGEIVYLGRADDEVKIRGHRVDLGEIETVALEHADVESAVAAVARTDDGTGEELTVYVVPAAGPGGPGGPVDRAALHELLRTRLPEYMVPGYLEVLDALPMMPSGKVDRPRLPAPSGPRIVVTHGPHVEPSTELETGVRAVLAEVLALDAGQVSVTADFFDELGGHSLLAARLVTLLRERGVGRSPAVRDLYEHPTVRGLAAALDPDAAGDGGDGSVPPPPRPEPLRHSRRRYSAAGTTQGAALFVLMLVMTLPAAGVYAWHGGRVAPDVLAQLALGATAIFLLQRWLLAPLAVRALTARVAPGRYPMWGRVHLRLWAADLLLSMSPLPVLSGGPLAPAYLRMLGATVGRDVHLGTSVLSMPALLRIGDGATVGYGAALRPWTLADGWVTVAPIAVGEGAHVGASAVVEPGAVVGADAVVGEQSALAADQVVPPAEHWAGSPAVPDAADAAVAELTERGPAPSWTRPQRAAALAGIVALELVSLLALVPAVLLVWSSLLLFGDGPALLVAALVGPVFVVTVCVLVAVGRWAVAPRTGPGVFPARSALGLRKWFGDTLLEMSLSYTNSLYSTLYTVGWLRLLGARIGRGAEVSTASHIDPEMLTISQGSFVADMASVGSATFHNGWMVRRPTLVGRRAFVGNAAVVPAGSTLGDESLIGVATVPPASGVPHDTTWLGSPAMHLPVRQDSGDHPESLTFAPSRRRVAERLGIEFLRATLPASAISVSIYLFLQGLSGVARTGAAWQVVLAAPLLALASALALVLLVAAVKWLVVGTYRPRTEPLWSRFVRRSEFVTGLYEASAVPGLLSMLSGTPLLPPMLRLLGARIGRRTCVSTTYLTEYDLVEIGDDAVVGRDVSLQTHLFEDRVMKMSTVSVADGASVGDRAIVLYDAVVGAGARLDPLSLVMKGEHLPPGSRYRGITARAVPDAAPADAAPAVPPAVPPAVQPAAAPETVAGTVRVAAVDPERTMVLTRVQGTDDPGRTLRMRSVLAGRQAPRRGSTGRHRAGAAGSAGAPGTGPAGAGHDRRAPARPGSTPRARHRHAAAGHDDGAGAVVGAGDGGATTGAGTAARVPVPAARSAERTARTLPAVPPRPGPGTAPPPVPQPRDHRPARSGPGPR
- a CDS encoding heparan-alpha-glucosaminide N-acetyltransferase domain-containing protein: MTRPQPPGTHRRGADRPAPPRPPAPALVPVPGAPRRTGTGTHRAPEGRPDAAAARTASRPRRPSGPPGTAPATTVAVPAPRTAGPPGAPSAPARPPHAASAPPDTTETTTVLPATTRATPAPDPVPPAAPEPAPPRERASRLLGVDATRGVALLGIIAVHALVEATDDGTPTPSYLVFGGRSAALFAVLAGVSFAFMTGRARVRTGPDLRAAAAMLATRAGVLMVLALALSWTDPSIAALILPYYAIAFLLAIPLVALPTRVLAPLAVLLGLGIPVGSHLVRPFLPVPDLGNPSVLDLVTDPGALLSELTLTGAYPAVVWLAYMAAGIVVGRLRLSDRRTAAALLAGGVVAAAAATGLSMWLLGPGGGYAAIAAVSPPEILDSAPTIADAVTGYPDGVTPTSTWWWLATVAPHSGTPLDVVQTTGSALAVLGAVLLLASVTVRGAGPLLGHLLRPLAAAGSMTLTLYLGSILFMNSPLDDLGPWEGYLWQIAVAVGIGLAWRRAVGRGPLETVVSAPAHAVRDRLRGRARDRVA